In one window of Cydia fagiglandana chromosome 1, ilCydFagi1.1, whole genome shotgun sequence DNA:
- the LOC134669271 gene encoding golgin subfamily A member 6-like protein 22: MEEILNKNIFDDRALLKLAPDYVPTNTLLRLEARRNMVKDTHIHGNFTYNHGQRKTTKLSKDQVKMNKEIEKLRNSFQRMNLKNEIMLKNNPQPKTMIEDTITVDEQTNTMNGLNLSKDVVAYGDNNCRTNNKYHGKVKNINTLYEISESTHTEHNNEIIEEINYETAISVDYEFHTQVDDLLHNEDNFFNLQDKNVTENDFIDLRIENSKELNLDTQMSDLQSVLIMMAINSNSNENDQAEVNQKNEEIIADPKNLMLVSTSIEKETTPDFLNITPLRIFLTSRLELLVKKYIAKWRNCVKKRKEYVAQQRQEAIKRFFEKLEKKKLEKNQPEETKSKMLARDYSTYQHRYKMQKHIIALQKAKLEEQNRLIDELKYNRIIEASKQSVDEMKEEVRRTYYELDRHLKPKIKLLSNELKIPDIEEPSLVLHCLKVPQFLQRMEKRAREREEKHAMIRERRKQMEEDRIRMKQQAELAKLEMDKEEKIKRIKELREKRKKERMEAIRRKQYADRMRSLIVMADLHYERVLLAKYCIRPLKMLMELKRDNIEKAKVHYKVQLKKNTFLHWMFYTEDMWIERNYKAEDFHRKKLLRKTFEAFKKNHREYVLRRQVAEDYYDLYVTQLVFRKLRVNVAILKKECEVKMEKATLYYNRNLQFKIITCWRTLPALNALKREQEARKARWREKVLQVVPDYMPPDE; this comes from the exons ATGGAGGAAATcttgaataaaaatatatttgacgATAGGGCCCTACTGAAACTTGCCCCTGACTACGTTCCTACCAATACTTTGCTCCGGCTTGAAGCTAGAAGAAACATG GTGAAGGATACTCATATACACGGGAACTTTACATACAACCATGGTCAAAG GAAAACAACAAAACTGTCGAAAGACCAGGTTAAAATGAACAAAGAAATAGAAAAACTCCGTAACAGCTTTCAACGtatgaatttaaaaaatgaaataatgttGAAGAATAATCCTCAGCCTAAAACTATGATAGAGGATACTATAACCGTTGATGAACAAACAAACACTATGAATGGGTTAAATCTCTCCAAAGATGTTGTTGCATACGGCGATAACAATTGTCGAACCAATAACAAATATCAcggaaaagtaaaaaatattaatacccTCTATGAAATTTCTGAATCCACACATACAGAGCATAATAATGAAATTATCGAGGAAATTAATTACGAAACTGCCATAAGTGTAGATTATGAATTTCACACACAAGTAGATGATTTATTACATAACGaagacaatttttttaatttgcaagATAAAAATGTTACCGAAAATGATTTTATTGATTTAAGAATAGAGAACAGTAAAGAATTAAACTTAGACACGCAAATGAGTGATTTGCAAAGTGTGCTGATAATGATGGCTATTAATTCAAACTCCAATGAAAATGACCAAGCAGAAGTTAATCAGAAGAATGAAGAAATTATTGCAGACCCAAAAAATTTGATGCTAGTGTCGACATCTATTGAAAAAGAGACAACGCCAGACTTTCTAAATATTACTCCACTAAGAATCTTTCTAACTAGCCGTTTGGAACTGCTTGTTAAAAAGTATATTGCAAAATGGCGAAATTGTGTGAAAAAACGAAAAGAATACGTGGCTCAACAAAGACAAGAGGCGATAAAAAGATTTTTCGAAAAACTGGAAAAAAAGAAATTGGAGAAAAATCAACCCGAGGAAACAAAATCCAAGATGCTGGCGAGGGACTACAGTACTTATCAACATAG ATATAAGATGCAAAAGCACATTATAGCTCTCCAAAAAGCGAAGCTAGAAGAGCAAAACAGGTTGATCGACGAGCTGAAATACAACAGGATTATTGAAGCATCCAAACAGTCAGTGGATGAGATGAAAGAGGAAGTTCGGAGGACTTACTATGAGTTAGATCGGCATCTGAAACCGAAGATCAAACTTTTGTCAAACGAACTCAAGATTCCGGACATAGAAG AACCATCTCTTGTGCTCCACTGTTTGAAGGTGCCCCAGTTTCTGCAAAGAATGGAGAAGAGAGCACGCGAGAGGGAAGAGAAACATGCGATGATACGGGAAAGAAGGAAGCAGATGGAGGAAGACCGGATTCGAATGAAACAACag GCCGAGTTAGCAAAACTAGAAATGGATAAAGAGgagaaaataaaaagaataaaagaGCTACGAGAGAAAAGGAAGAAAGAGAGGATGGAAGCTATAAGAAGGAAGCAATACGCGGACAGAATGCGATCTTTAATAGTAATGGCAGACTTGCATTACGAGAGAGTTTTACTGGCTAAGTACTGTATACGACCCTTAAAGATGCTGATGGAATTGAAACGCGACAATATAGAGAAAGCCAAAGTACATTACAAAGTCCAGCTGAAGAAAAACACGTTTTTGCACTGGATGTTCTATACTGAAGACATGTGGATTGAGAGGAATTATAAGGCAGAGGATTTCCACCGGAAAAAGCTTTTGAGAAAGACGTTTGAAGCATTTAAAAAG aaCCATCGCGAGTACGTTTTAAGAAGACAAGTGGCTGAAGACTACTACGACTTGTACGTGACTCAACTAGTGTTTAGAAAGCTGCGTGTGAACGTAGCTATTTTGAAGAAAGAATGTGAGGTTAAAATGGAAAAAGCCACTCTTTActacaatag AAACCTTCAATTCAAAATAATAACCTGCTGGAGGACACTGCCCGCACTAAACGCGTTGAAGAGAGAGCAAGAAGCGAGAAAAGCGAGATGGAGAGAGAAAGTCTTGCAAGTCGTTCCGGACTACATGCCTCCAGACGAATGA
- the LOC134669463 gene encoding post-GPI attachment to proteins factor 2, producing the protein MYIPLYNETKRRYFCRLSVTKLCFVTVSLPLFAFITCVLMTMYKDFQNANKTHCDVPNVFPSISASIGNYEPQSSIWRSAIYAHAPMRFFIVYLRWEYYRNVISDNLEIVIKLAVLLNVIENVSLLGLTHWTSSLHYPYHEFCFKMFIGTSVFYMLFTCMMLTKYRRKATVSSSEMRSVKLKWRAFVVNIGSFAFAAYFFLRHNRLCEPYVYSLFGFSEYIVVISNIMFHLTTVYDLRRQFLCVSLRGIHLE; encoded by the exons ATGTATATCCCTCTATACAATGAGACTAAAAGACGATATTTCTGTCGACTTTCAGTCACGAAGCTGTGCTTCGTCACTGTGTCGCTGCCGCTGTTCGCGTTCATAACTTGCGTTCTGATGACTATGTACAAAGATTTTCAAAATGCGAATAAAACACACTGTGATGTGCCGAATGTGTTTCCGTCTATATCAGCGTCCATAGGGAACTATGAGCCTCAAAGCTCTATATGGAGATCGGCTATTTACGCTCACGCGCCTATGCGCTTCTTCATAGTTTACCTGAGGTGGGAGTACTACAGGAACGTTATAAGCGATAATCTAGAGATAGTGATCAAGTTAGCAGTATTGTTAAACGTTATAGAAAATGTATCTTTATTAGGACTAACGCATTGGACTTCATCGCTGCATTATC CATATCATGAATTCTGCTTCAAAATGTTCATCGGGACATCAGTGTTCTACATGTTGTTCACCTGCATGATGCTCACCAAGTACCGGCGGAAAGCCACCGTGTCCAGTTCCGAGATGCGGTCCGTCAAGCTCAAGTGGAGAGCTTTTGTGGTCAACATTGGCTCTTTCGCCTTCGCTGCTTACTTCTTCTTGAGACACAACAGATTATGTGAACCTTACG TGTATTCACTGTTTGGGTTCTCGGAGTACATAGTGGTGATCAGCAACATAATGTTCCACCTGACGACGGTGTACGACCTCCGAAGGCAGTTCCTGTGCGTATCCCTTAGAGGAATCCATTTGGAATAA
- the LOC134669677 gene encoding uncharacterized protein LOC134669677, translating to MAFFGNLTNFDHKTGEWQIFHSKIKQFFVVNKVVDEEDKRALLFTHLTDETYRLLRNLAHPKELEELEFKELVKLLDGHFKKKQCTYADKAKFYAATKVPSETLGDWAARLRGLATYCNFGAALEANLADRFILGLGSGPERDKLFEKTATLSMAEALEIAEKAAVAREAKTEMAATVKEEPVFYGASRNGHGRGGGYKGHRGGSNSGGVNRPAGGEQRQRDDSRCPICGMRNHDVDSCRYKSYRCQKCGVIGHLKKVCKSKIPRVNCIATELEENVSDGAEQCCRECQIFNLRS from the exons atggcgttttttggaaatttaacgaATTTCGATCACAAAACAGGCGAATGGCAAATATTTCACAGCAAAATTAAGCAATTCTTTGTGGTGAATAAAGTTGTGGATGAAGAGGACAAGCGCGCCCTTTTGTTCACTCACTTAACGGACGAAACCTACCGCTTGTTACGTAATTTGGCTCATCCAAAGGAATTAGAGGAGCTCGAGTTCAAGGAGCTAGTGAAATTACTCGACGGCCACTTCAAGAAAAAGCAGTGTACATACGCTGATAAGGCCAAGTTTTATGCTGCGACGAAAGTACCAAGCGAGACTTTAGGGGACTGGGCAGCGCGATTAAGAGGATTGGCAACTTATTGCAATTTTGGCGCGGCTCTGGAAGCGAATTTAGCAGATCGTTTCATCCTAGGCTTGGGCTCGGGGCCCGAGCGTGataaattatttgaaaaaaCGGCTACCCTGTCGATGGCGGAGGCTCTGGAGATTGCAGAGAAAGCAGCGGTCGCTAGGGAAGCGAAGACGGAGATGGCGGCAACTGTCAAAGAAGAGCCCGTATTTTATGGGGCTAGTAGAAATGGGCACGGCCGAGGCGGCGGGTACAAAGGGCATCGCGGCGGTAGCAACAGCGGTGGCGTGAACCGGCCGGCCGGAGGCGAGCAGCGGCAGCGAGATGATTCCCGATGTCCCATTTGTGGAATGAGAAACCACGATGTAGATAGTTGCCGTTACAAGAGTTATCGATGCCAGAAATGTGGAGTTATAggacatttaaaaaaagtatgtaAAAGCAAGATTCCGCGAGTGAACTGCATCGCCACTGAACTGGAGGAAAACGTGAGCGATGGAGCTGAGCAGTGTTGTAGGGAGTGCCAAATCTTTAACTTAAG GAGCTGA